TCTAAGGTAGGTGGGACTTGTAATGTTACATGGGTGACTCTTCTGGTATTCTTCCTAAGGGTATAGatctagaggaagaagtagcaATAGAGCTAGGAGGTGATGGTAAAGGTTCTGAGGGAATAAGTGTGGTTCCATTATCAGGTCCTAAATACCTAggttgcatagtaacagtaagagaggctttggatgaatgaagactactaggaggttgtcctggaggAGTGCTACTGGAGGTGTGCAGGTTACAGTTGGAGGAGAAACTTGAGGATCTGGAAGTAAAGGACTAGCAATAGTAACTTGACTAGTGGGTTTGATAAGACTCcttagtaagttttcttgagccgcctcctgtggagtgacagaagaggctctagaacTTTTGGGCACTAAAAGGGTCATATCTTGCTTGAGTTGTAGGGTCCTATCCCTAAGGtgttcttgtccaggttctacctcactgagatgtcctgcagagatgactggggaaggtggtccagtctgaagttgtctaccaaggatctcatatagcttctgaatgaaacgctccatctgatccctataagtgactGCAGCTACCTCAAAGGAATGAGAGGTGAATAGACAGTCATGTTCTGGCCATTCTGGAATAGGCAATAGCTCCCATGTCATAGACGCTCTGAACAGTTCTCTTGATTAGTTTATTCAGGTCTATGTGTAACTTACCATATTCAGGCCAatggttgatttcttgagcaggaACTAACTTGGTAGTAATGCGACATGTAGGTCTAAAGgttactacagtatctagtagtttgaagtagtgagaagcccATTGCTCACAAGAAGGTGAGGGGTAGCATTCTCATGGGCTGGAGGTATctccacatgatagaatactcTTCCTAGCTGCCTGTAGACTTTCCTAAAACTATTAGCTTGAGGGTTCTTCCTGCACCAAGAGGTCATTTGGGTACAGTCaggctgatagttgaattctcctggagattcttcatttaaagggtataaggtagtggaaggagaatagggtaggtacttctggatagctgggtcattagtaaaagacctatcattaggatccagtaaggcagcttgagtttccctatgcttagatatgtgggcttcagaagtctttcctttagatctcttaagctcatgagagtTCATAGGCTCAGAGGGCTGAGTTTACTAGAGGAAGGTTCCAACATCTCTATATCAGGAAGTCCAAATACAGGTATCATCCTCTGGAAGGTAGCTGAGCTAGCCTTATGACCAAAAGGTGAAGGCTTCCTTAtagaagaacttggcttagctagcttgtttgcttcctgaatagcttcatattccaaaggagacaatcttggagagtgtctggatgatgacttatgagaGTGAGGGATATCCTTGAGCTACTAGGTCCTGCTTGAGGGTCTTCCAAGGCTGGCATGGAAGCATGTGGCTTGATGGGTGATTCATAGGGTTGGATAGGTTGGGGAATCACTAGCTCCTCAGGAGAGGATTGCTCAATAGAGTACCTAGTAGGTCCAAAAGGGTTGTTGGGACTATCTGTAGGTATGCTGTctctaggaagcacagagcttctaggggtactatgtctaggcataccttctcttgaaagtcttgtgtcccaaggggtcctattagaggatgcaggtctacttgatcttctagacataaaagaatgttagtagagtaccaattagaatgtatatacaaagtgaaagcttgtacaaaagattacaggtaagaattaaagataaccaacactaggccctgcggtggtcaccaatgttaagagtcgtgtaagtacaggagtaagaaagaattactatatacaaaatgtatatgggaataactaagaactagtattaagaatcagaatatatgcacagaatatatgcacaatataggctaggttatcaggaataacaactcctaacaaatagtctagcaactatgaagtgcaggtggttggttatgtatagtaccttagatgttacttaagcctaagtgaccaagggtatgtatacttaaggtctctaggatagtaccttaagtaagagggttacctgactaatgtacaggatttataggatttgcctaataagtataggacttatatatgcttaagtaagacttaagacttatggggtttacctaaaatatatctaggatttatgagatattgtagataaagctatctacaatataaggggtatggtggattgaaacactatcactcaatcacaacaatccttacagtatcgtcgcactatactcaatgttgaactcaacaactgtgacagtcaaggggcacagggtcgcagtaagtacactaataggttaccctgtgtctgttgggactggcctatggtcttagtgcgccaaataacctcctatgctatttacagtgagtcaatcactaaagtaaatgcgcagataagctgttaaaggcttgtgtgtatatgtcaatatataagagtggataaatggatgcattagaagcgtcttcacagggtccttttataccctgagaaggcgcacaaacaagtatatacatgattgataccaagagggggtacaggaggtacatgtggcaactgaaacacttgagggagccatacttggtacatagtaaacaaacaacagatcctaatatttgccccaaggcaatgtttgccccaaggcagtatttacctgtgtgggtccttagatgtcccaaggctaagtgtttcatccttggagtaaacagtcccaaaggtaggatacctctgcattgggtacttacagtaaatggggcataactctaccaaatgttgtccgttttgggagtttgacccagcgttctggagcgcacaaacatgcgcacctaagcgcaagcgattcggcagtgtgggatgcccgggtgatggagaaaaggcgcatttagtgcgtcggcgcttaagggctgattaagcgccggagcacttgcctatgcgacaggggggaccctgaatatttctgtgtgtagccacaagatagaatcttgaataataaatactacaaacaagagaaatattacttgttactgtttatctactcagctgaattatatatatttaaatgagtgagaaaacagcatatatgcaaaaggcattgcatattaagggtattcctgagctttgtaggttttgtaaaggtcactattggatagagggaccttgaaaaccttagttcgcatctttatctcatttatttactgtgagattactagtgtaattaataaaataagtacagattaaagaagaaatgtcatatccataacatccGGCGTCTTTCTCAGCCGACGACTTTGCGCGTTTCTGGATCCTGGAAGTATTGGCGCAGGAGGATGCATGGGATAACTCGGAACTTCTGATTTTGGCTGCAATAGGACCTATAAAACTATGTAAGCGGCTGAATCCTGTGTTAGTACTGACAAGTCTTATACCTTTTCGCCTTCGAGGAGAACCCAACActtcattgcctccttccTTGTCGTCCGAGCTTGAGTCCGCCTCCAAACCACCCTCGCCTCCGCCTTCGTCCTTGCTCTCGTCATTTCTCTGCAAACTCTCTGTGTGTTTGGCGGAGTTCGTGCCCACAACCTTGTTAAACACTGGTCTACTCGTTGTAACTAGCATACATGGTAAGCAAAACACAAAATATAATCACATTAGATACTTACTACTCCCCTCCATCGGAGAATCCGAGTCTTCAACATCAGCATCGCATATACCTCGTAGGTTGTGCCTTGGCGCGGAAGCTATGATCTTTAGGTAAGCAAAGTAATCGGTACTTGTGTGCGACTCACCAGGCTCCAAGTCTAGGACTCAAACGTTCTTCTTGAACACAAACGAGCTCCTTCGCGTACCATTCTTGCGCCCAGTACCCGGCGTTGGGTAAGCAAAGGACGGGGGGACATCTTGGGACCGGGTAAGCCTTGAttcatgcgcatacatttgTACTGACGTCTCCCTAACCCCAATGCTGAACTTGATTCTCGGTCAATGCTTGCGCGCCCAGGGTTGCGCAAACGCACTTGCAAAGTCGACGGTGATCTAGAGGCCAACCTTCGGGGGGCGCTAGGTGGTAGCACGGGGTCTTTGGATATAGATGCCCTTTCAGACATTGCAACGTAACAAGTGTACTGAGGAATCCCGAGGTTGATGGTAGTAGGTGTTTGGGTGAGTACCCTGAAATTTGCAGCTTCTGACGCACTGACCAGCATACCAAACAACGCGCACACGTCCCCCTTCTGGGAGAGGGTGGGCGCATCCTATTTAGGTGTTGAAGAGTAATGGATTGAAATGTAACGATGAAACAATTATGTATGTAATCAAATAAATATATTCAATTTATCCCAAAGAAA
This genomic interval from Rhizoctonia solani chromosome 11, complete sequence contains the following:
- a CDS encoding Retrovirus-related Pol polyprotein from transposon, whose product is MTWELLPIPEWPEHDCLFTSHSFEVAAVTYRDQMERFIQKLYEILGRQLQTGPPSPVISAGHLSEVEPGQEHLRDRTLQLKQDMTLLVPKSSRASSVTPQEAAQENLLRSLIKPTSQVTIASPLLPDPQVSPPTVTCTPPVALLQDNLLVVFIHPKPLLLLLCNLGI